The Macaca thibetana thibetana isolate TM-01 chromosome 5, ASM2454274v1, whole genome shotgun sequence genomic sequence TCTTGTCCACTTTTTCTTCCAAGTCCCGAAGAAGTGAGTCGTTGCCTAGAAGCCCGCACTTCTGATTCAGCCTGATGTTGTCTGTCCGCAGCCCCTCTCGGGCTTGCTTCGTCTTGGTCAGGATGTCTCTTCCTTGGGCGACCTGGGCCTCGATTTCTGCCAGCTGTGTCTTTTTGCACGCGTTCTCCGTGTCCATGAAGTGCAGCTTTTCCTTCATGTGGGTTATTACTTGCACACTGTTGGTCACCTTGTTGCGAAGTTTTAAAAGTTCCTCATTTCgttcctcaattttctcattgaaGGTCTGGTTCTCAATCTTCAGCTGTTCAAAGTCAATAAGAAGCAGACCCTGGGTCAGGTCCTCCTGGGTCCTCATCCTGGTTTCAAAATGCACCAGGCTCTGCTTCAGCTGCACGTTCTCCAGCCGCACGGCGCtcatctccttctcctttttatcCTCCAACGCCAGGATCTGCTCCACCTCTCGCAGAGCAGCCTGGCGCCCGCCCCTCATCCGACAGCTGCCCATGGCCTGCATCACCACCTGCTTCTTGAGTGCCTGGAAGCGCCGCCACTCCTTCTCCACTCTTGAGAGCTTCTCCTGGCACTGCTGCTTCAACTGGCCCAGCTCCTGGTGGTACCACTGCAGGTCGTCTGCCTGCTGCTTCTTCAGGTCCTCCAGCATGCCCAGATGGCGCAGGTACGCTTGCTCTTTCTCGGGGGCCTCTGCTTCTGCGCCCCGGTCAGGCACCTCCGCCGCCTCCAGGCCCTTCTTTTTGCGCAGCGCCTCGAAGATCTTGTGCTGCAGGTACAGGTTGTAGCGCTGGGAGCGGTTCCGCTCCATCAGCAGGGAACGGTACTGGTCCAGGAGGTCGCTGCGCAGCTGCTGCTCCTGTAGCTTCTGGACCTCCTCGGACCACTCCAGGTCCTCAAACTCGTCCCTTCCACCGAGGGGCTTCCCCTCTTCCTGGCTTTTGGCCGGGCGtccttccccagccctcccctcGCTCTCCGCGCCGTCTCTCCGTgtctcctcctcgtcctcctcctccccctccacccGCTCTGTCTCGGCCTCCGGGGCTGCAGCAGC encodes the following:
- the CCDC96 gene encoding coiled-coil domain-containing protein 96, yielding MEGGSEHTKDPGGEGGDGESLAARPSKIKASSGPPTPPEPGELESEPEEEEEEEEEEEEASQGGTAADEQAKTPKELTAAEAAGEEGPGEPGRPAKPQPEPEEPAEAGAEEPVQPKSGAGPEELDAEARAEELEQAAEGKEVRSQASLPLTRISEEEAAAAPEAETERVEGEEEDEEETRRDGAESEGRAGEGRPAKSQEEGKPLGGRDEFEDLEWSEEVQKLQEQQLRSDLLDQYRSLLMERNRSQRYNLYLQHKIFEALRKKKGLEAAEVPDRGAEAEAPEKEQAYLRHLGMLEDLKKQQADDLQWYHQELGQLKQQCQEKLSRVEKEWRRFQALKKQVVMQAMGSCRMRGGRQAALREVEQILALEDKKEKEMSAVRLENVQLKQSLVHFETRMRTQEDLTQGLLLIDFEQLKIENQTFNEKIEERNEELLKLRNKVTNSVQVITHMKEKLHFMDTENACKKTQLAEIEAQVAQGRDILTKTKQAREGLRTDNIRLNQKCGLLGNDSLLRDLEEKVDKTQLLHQRLESLKRHHAGLTLSCRGVRQKIREAKAFLPS